One genomic region from Arthrobacter pigmenti encodes:
- a CDS encoding alpha-amylase family protein has product MRITDTADLWWKNAVIYCLDIETFCDSDGDGVGDFSGAAQRMDYLAELGVTCVWLMPFYPSPQKDDGYDVMDFYGVDGRLGTLGDLVEFIRTAKDRGMRVIADIVVNHTSDQHPWFQQARSSKDNPYRDFYVWRSEEPPDTSKEVVFPDKENSIWNKDEKTGEWYLHRFYSHQPDLNISNPAVRDEIAKMMGFWMELGLSGFRVDAVPFFLETMGTPEGESGDPHDYLQSLRRFLSRRSGDAVLLGEVNLPYEKQLEFFGDAADELNMQFDFIAMQQLYLSLARGDARPLASTLEARPPIDPDNQWATFVRNHDELTLDKLSDSERKEVFAAFGPEERMQVFGRGLKRRVPPMMGGDLQRIKMVYSLLFSLPGTPVLFYGEEIGMGENLDIEGRLAVRTPMQWTDEDSAGFSSAPPDKLVAPLVSGACGPDKVNVAAARRDPASLLGFMGTLIRRYRECPELGWGEFQVIDQPNPAVLAHRSVWEGNSVFLLHNFAAEPATVTLKMDDDDVPAEGGLLTDLLQDSRRPISPGEDLELELEPYGFRWLRVQRPGTGRLW; this is encoded by the coding sequence ATGCGCATCACCGACACAGCTGACCTCTGGTGGAAGAACGCGGTCATCTACTGCCTGGACATTGAGACCTTCTGCGATTCCGACGGCGACGGCGTGGGCGACTTCTCCGGCGCCGCCCAGCGCATGGACTACCTGGCCGAGCTCGGTGTGACCTGCGTCTGGCTCATGCCGTTCTATCCCTCACCGCAGAAGGACGACGGGTATGACGTCATGGACTTCTACGGTGTCGACGGCCGGCTCGGTACCCTTGGGGACCTGGTGGAGTTCATCCGCACCGCGAAGGACCGGGGCATGCGGGTGATTGCGGACATCGTGGTGAACCACACCTCGGACCAGCACCCCTGGTTCCAGCAGGCGCGCTCCTCCAAGGACAATCCGTACCGCGACTTCTACGTCTGGCGCTCGGAGGAACCGCCCGATACGTCCAAGGAGGTTGTCTTCCCCGACAAGGAGAACTCGATCTGGAACAAGGACGAGAAAACCGGGGAGTGGTACCTGCACCGCTTCTACTCGCATCAGCCGGACCTCAACATCTCCAATCCAGCGGTTCGCGACGAGATCGCGAAGATGATGGGCTTCTGGATGGAGCTCGGACTTTCAGGTTTCCGGGTGGACGCAGTGCCCTTCTTCCTGGAGACCATGGGGACGCCCGAGGGTGAAAGCGGAGATCCACACGACTACCTCCAGTCGTTGCGCCGCTTCCTTTCGAGGCGGTCCGGCGACGCCGTCCTTCTCGGCGAAGTGAACCTGCCATATGAGAAGCAGCTGGAGTTCTTCGGGGACGCTGCGGATGAACTGAACATGCAGTTCGACTTCATCGCCATGCAGCAGCTGTACCTCTCGCTCGCCCGCGGGGATGCACGGCCGCTCGCCTCCACCCTGGAGGCGCGGCCACCGATCGACCCGGACAACCAGTGGGCGACGTTCGTCCGCAATCATGACGAACTCACCCTGGACAAGCTCAGCGACTCCGAGCGGAAGGAAGTGTTCGCGGCATTCGGGCCGGAAGAGCGGATGCAGGTCTTCGGCCGTGGCCTCAAGCGCCGTGTCCCGCCGATGATGGGCGGGGATCTGCAGCGCATCAAGATGGTCTACTCGCTGCTGTTCTCGCTCCCCGGGACGCCGGTGCTGTTCTACGGCGAGGAAATCGGGATGGGCGAGAATCTCGACATCGAAGGCCGGCTCGCGGTGCGCACGCCGATGCAGTGGACCGACGAAGACTCCGCCGGTTTCTCCTCTGCGCCGCCGGACAAACTGGTCGCCCCGCTGGTCAGCGGCGCGTGTGGCCCCGACAAAGTGAACGTTGCGGCGGCACGGCGGGATCCGGCGTCGCTCCTTGGTTTTATGGGAACGCTGATCCGCCGCTATCGCGAGTGTCCGGAGCTCGGCTGGGGCGAATTCCAGGTCATCGACCAGCCGAACCCTGCCGTCCTGGCGCACCGGTCCGTGTGGGAGGGAAACTCGGTGTTCCTGCTGCACAATTTCGCGGCGGAACCTGCAACCGTGACGTTAAAAATGGACGACGACGACGTCCCCGCCGAGGGCGGTCTACTCACCGATTTGCTGCAGGACAGCAGGCGCCCGATCTCGCCCGGTGAGGATCTGGAACTGGAGCTCGAACCCTACGGATTCCGTTGGCTCCGGGTACAGAGGCCCGGCACGGGGCGGCTGTGGTGA
- a CDS encoding DUF3140 domain-containing protein, whose amino-acid sequence MTSGSNLDEVWPEWKEAVNMTASQLEKWLDTDESREVGQKDDGGESVGHASGRRIIELLHKKKTDLTDSDVDHMRKVVGYVHRHLAQKPSSDIEHSKWRYSLMNWGHDPLK is encoded by the coding sequence TTGACGAGTGGGAGCAACCTGGACGAGGTTTGGCCGGAGTGGAAGGAAGCGGTCAACATGACCGCTTCCCAGCTCGAGAAGTGGTTGGATACGGATGAATCCAGGGAGGTGGGCCAGAAGGACGACGGCGGGGAATCCGTTGGTCACGCCTCCGGCCGGCGGATCATCGAGCTACTGCACAAGAAAAAGACCGATCTCACGGACTCGGACGTCGACCACATGCGGAAAGTGGTTGGGTATGTGCACCGGCACCTGGCGCAGAAGCCGTCCTCCGACATTGAGCACTCGAAATGGCGTTACTCGCTGATGAACTGGGGGCACGATCCGCTGAAGTAG
- a CDS encoding SDR family oxidoreductase gives MSDQYTFQNPVTRFPEISPPKQDQPEPGLDRDLTPQSDRGEQSYRGTGRLVGRKALITGADSGIGAAVAIGFAREGADVALSYLPEEEADADEIVQLIEECGRKAVKVPGDIKDAQFCKDLVKQAVDGLGGLDILVNNAGKQIAVEKLEELDDEQLDHTFKTNIYSFFRITREALQHLPAGSSIINTTSIQAYQPSPTLLDYASTKAAINNFTKGLAQQLAPRGIRVNAVAPGPFWTPLQVSDGQPKDALPEFGKDTPLGRAGQPTELAPAYVFLASSESSYVVGETLNVNGGSPTP, from the coding sequence ATGAGCGATCAGTACACCTTCCAGAATCCCGTGACGCGATTCCCGGAAATCTCCCCACCGAAGCAGGACCAGCCCGAACCTGGCCTTGACCGTGATCTGACCCCGCAGAGCGACCGCGGTGAGCAGTCCTACCGAGGCACCGGTCGGCTTGTTGGCCGGAAGGCGCTCATCACCGGCGCCGATTCCGGCATTGGTGCGGCCGTGGCGATCGGCTTCGCACGCGAGGGAGCCGACGTCGCGCTTTCCTACCTTCCCGAGGAAGAGGCTGATGCAGACGAGATTGTCCAGCTGATCGAGGAGTGCGGCCGCAAAGCGGTCAAGGTGCCAGGCGACATCAAGGACGCCCAGTTCTGCAAGGACCTCGTGAAGCAGGCGGTGGATGGGCTTGGCGGGCTCGACATCCTCGTGAACAACGCCGGCAAGCAGATAGCCGTGGAGAAGCTCGAGGAACTTGATGACGAGCAACTGGACCACACGTTCAAGACGAATATCTACTCGTTCTTCCGGATCACCCGTGAGGCACTTCAACATCTCCCGGCGGGTTCGAGCATCATCAACACGACGTCGATCCAGGCTTACCAGCCCTCGCCGACCCTGCTGGACTACGCAAGCACCAAGGCCGCGATCAACAACTTCACCAAGGGCCTCGCTCAGCAGTTGGCACCGCGCGGAATCCGGGTGAACGCCGTCGCTCCGGGTCCGTTCTGGACGCCGCTGCAGGTCTCTGACGGACAGCCGAAGGATGCGCTGCCTGAGTTCGGCAAGGACACGCCGCTGGGCCGTGCCGGCCAGCCAACCGAACTGGCGCCGGCTTACGTGTTCCTCGCGTCATCGGAATCGAGCTACGTGGTGGGGGAGACGCTCAACGTCAACGGCGGCAGCCCGACGCCTTAA
- a CDS encoding TIGR03885 family FMN-dependent LLM class oxidoreductase, which produces MTTTIGFHASHEQLPPGQLLADVQLAEQAGFDAAMCSDHFEPWSATQGHSGFAWSWLGAALATTNLRFGVVTAPGQRYHPAIIAQASGTLASMFPGRFWAALGSGENLNEHITGDPWPEKAERQQRIEECADIIRRMHDGEEVTHDGLVTVHQARLWDAPEVRPPLIAPAVSVETAARSARWADGLVTVNQPHEKLTEMIQAYRENGGEGKLILQVHLSWAASEEEALDIAQTQWGSNCLAPPTTWDLARPSDFEEASCDTDEEKLRATVQISSDLSQHAQQLREYIDLGFDELYLHFVGTEQKPFIEAFAEHVLPEVR; this is translated from the coding sequence ATGACCACGACCATTGGTTTCCACGCATCGCACGAACAGCTTCCGCCGGGCCAACTACTGGCCGACGTGCAGCTGGCTGAGCAGGCCGGGTTCGACGCCGCGATGTGCTCGGACCACTTCGAACCATGGTCCGCAACGCAGGGCCATTCCGGGTTCGCCTGGTCCTGGCTGGGAGCCGCGCTGGCAACCACGAACCTTCGCTTCGGCGTCGTGACCGCCCCCGGCCAGCGTTACCACCCGGCGATCATCGCCCAGGCGAGCGGCACCCTGGCGAGTATGTTCCCCGGAAGGTTCTGGGCAGCCCTGGGCAGCGGCGAAAACCTCAACGAGCACATCACCGGCGATCCGTGGCCGGAGAAGGCGGAGCGGCAGCAGCGCATTGAGGAATGCGCGGACATCATCCGGCGAATGCACGACGGCGAGGAAGTCACCCACGATGGCCTGGTCACCGTGCACCAGGCACGGCTATGGGACGCACCGGAGGTCAGGCCGCCGCTCATCGCTCCCGCGGTGAGCGTGGAAACAGCGGCGCGCAGCGCCCGCTGGGCCGACGGACTGGTGACCGTCAACCAGCCGCACGAGAAGCTCACCGAGATGATCCAGGCCTACCGCGAGAACGGCGGCGAGGGAAAGCTCATCCTCCAGGTCCACCTTTCGTGGGCAGCAAGCGAGGAGGAGGCCCTGGACATAGCTCAGACGCAATGGGGATCCAACTGCCTCGCGCCGCCGACCACCTGGGACCTCGCCCGCCCGTCGGACTTCGAGGAGGCCAGCTGCGACACGGATGAGGAGAAACTGCGGGCAACTGTCCAGATATCTTCGGACCTGTCGCAGCACGCACAGCAACTGCGGGAGTACATCGACCTCGGCTTCGACGAGTTGTACCTCCACTTCGTCGGCACAGAGCAGAAACCGTTCATCGAAGCGTTCGCCGAGCACGTACTACCTGAGGTCCGCTGA